One genomic window of Candidatus Neomarinimicrobiota bacterium includes the following:
- a CDS encoding Spy/CpxP family protein refolding chaperone has translation MIKKLLPFLLVSGTMVFAQSWYGPGMCRLLWNEDLKLTKEQQEQITKLGTQFQTQVIDLRADLQKLRLELQEQLRAVSPNKKAIDATLDKINAKQGAIQKLRVNHQLDVRAVLTPEQREIFDSRPFKRGFGKGRLGRDHRGGWFR, from the coding sequence ATGATCAAGAAACTGCTTCCCTTCTTGCTGGTATCGGGAACGATGGTCTTTGCCCAGTCGTGGTATGGTCCCGGCATGTGTCGGTTGTTATGGAATGAGGATTTGAAACTCACCAAGGAGCAGCAGGAGCAGATTACCAAGCTGGGCACCCAGTTCCAGACGCAGGTTATCGACCTGCGGGCCGACCTGCAGAAGCTCCGCCTGGAGCTCCAGGAGCAGCTACGGGCCGTGAGCCCTAATAAAAAGGCCATCGATGCCACCCTGGACAAAATCAATGCCAAGCAAGGGGCGATTCAGAAACTGCGCGTGAACCATCAGCTCGACGTAAGGGCGGTTTTGACCCCCGAGCAGCGGGAGATCTTCGATTCACGACCCTTCAAACGCGGTTTCGGCAAGGGCCGGCTGGGCCGGGATCATCGAGGCGGCTGGTTCCGCTGA